Proteins encoded in a region of the Maniola jurtina chromosome 12, ilManJurt1.1, whole genome shotgun sequence genome:
- the LOC123870023 gene encoding uncharacterized protein LOC123870023 has protein sequence MDVATSHFERTFQVALKLRIRCACVYVFKGATYRTNKMFFLIIAVVFIANGGGAQLSEDNCDASQLKICVESTPRTPVGLPRTKQELDAHCLAYQTGMACMDAWIKRCLPTDGQKLVQQQIGGARALMRYLCTNDTALRRDFLKEPTCWAVVSPDWSRCVDELQLAVRDISERSHQIVYFNKNTELCCARDEFVSCVALAGRACSKAAGNLLRSMAWVLAQDVAACSTQPRVHCAAPLPPFAAPILIMLSGALPYPLR, from the exons ATGGACGTTGCTACATCCCATTTTGAGCGTACATTCCAAGTTGCGTTGAAGTTACGAATACGATGTGCTTGTGTTTACGTTTTTAAAGGTGCTACTTATAGGACGAACAAaatgtttttcttaataattgcAGTTGTATTTATTGCAA ATGGAGGTGGTGCTCAACTAAGCGAAGATAATTGCGATGCGAGCCAGCTGAAGATATGCGTGGAATCCACACCACGAACACCTGTCGGATTACCGCGCACTAAGCAAGAACTCGATGCTCACTGCCT AGCATACCAAACCGGCATGGCGTGTATGGATGCCTGGATCAAGCGATGTTTGCCCACCGATGGGCAAAAGCTTGTGCAGCAGCAGATCGGAGGCGCGAGGGCACTCATGCGTTACCTCTGTACCAACGATACGGCTTTACGTAGAG ACTTTCTGAAGGAGCCAACGTGCTGGGCAGTGGTGTCGCCGGACTGGTCGCGCTGCGTGGACGAGCTGCAGCTGGCTGTGCGGGACATTTCCGAGCGCTCGCACCAAATTGTTTACTTCAATAAGAATACCGAATTGTGCtg TGCTCGTGACGAATTTGTGTCGTGCGTGGCGTTGGCTGGGCGCGCTTGCTCCAAGGCGGCGGGCAACCTGCTGCGAAGCATGGCGTGGGTGCTGGCGCAGGACGTGGCGGCGTGCAGCACGCAGCCGAGGGTACACTGCGCGGCACCCCTTCCACCTTTCGCAGCACCAATTCTGATCATGCTCTCCGGTGCTTTACCTTATCCTTTGCGATAA